The Sander vitreus isolate 19-12246 chromosome 5, sanVit1, whole genome shotgun sequence genome includes a region encoding these proteins:
- the foxn4 gene encoding forkhead box protein N4, which translates to MIEGGITSRMSGIIENAGHHPSPQDYRLLTTDPSQLREEDLPGDLQSLSWLTSVDVPRLQQMADSRGHSNGPSQGSLLEQQTAQLSNMTAMTAGQGSMLHLQSNMQHSPLGISIINTHSGSMSPFSMNGLPSPGYQCPTSVYQPTPQHVYSLTQTGQQCSTGGLYSNVSFNNQSLFTQPRLAPQEQELQPKSFPKPIYSYSCLIAMALKNSKTGSLPVSEIYSFMKEHFPYFKTAPDGWKNSVRHNLSLNKCFEKVENKTSSSSRKGCLWALNPAKIDKMEEEMQKWKRKDLPAIRRSMANPDELDKLITDRPENCRRKALEPGMTRLPSCPTGLPLPVPAQMQPQPIVTLSLPCLPMHQHHQLQAQLHAQARLAPMSPAPAQTPPLHTVPDLSHSPLTQHHSKLPDDFYSVHGDTHSEVDALDPSIMDFALQGNLWEEMKDDSFNLDALGTFSNSPLRLSDCDLGTANLTPVSTGANLQLSDVQVTGLYTSYTSQDHLSSQYMGAPANSKPIALL; encoded by the exons ATGATAGAAGGTGGAATAACATCCAGGATGTCAGGAATAATTGAGAATGCTGGGCATCATCCGTCTCCACAGGACTACAG GCTTCTGACCACGGACCCCTCCCAGCTGAGGGAGGAGGACCTCCCTGGGGACCTGCAGTCTCTGTCATGGCTCACCTCTGTGGATGTGCCCCGACTACAGCAGATGGCTGATAGCCGAGGCCACAGTAACGGGCCCTCCCAGGGCAGCTTGTTGGAGCAACAGACAG CTCAGCTGAGCAACATGACTGCGATGACAGCGGGTCAAGGCTCCATGCTCCACCTACAGAGCAACATGCAGCACAGCCCTCTAGGAATCAGCATCATCAACACCCACAGCGGAAGT ATGTCTCCATTCTCCATGAATGGGCTGCCCTCTCCGGGATACCAGTGCCCTACCTCAGTCTACCAGCCTACACCCCAGCATGTGTACTCTCTAACCCAAACTGGACAACAG TGTTCAACTGGTGGGCTTTATAGCAATGTCTCTTTCAACAACCAAAGTCTATTCACACAACCTCGTCTGGCTCCACAAGAGCAGGAGCTGCAGCCCAAGTCTTTCCCCAAGCCAATCTACTCCTACAG ctgttTGATTGCCATGGCTCTGAAGAACAGCAAAACTGGCAGCCTCCCTGTCAGTGAGATCTATAGCTTTATGAAGGAACACTTCCCTTATTTCAAG ACTGCACCTGATGGATGGAAGAACTCAGTCAGACACAACCTGTCCTTAAACAAATGCTTTGAGAAAGTGGAGAACAAGACAAGCAGCTCGTCCCGTAAGGGCTGTCTGTGGGCACTGAACCCTGCCAAAATTGACAAGATGGAGGAAGAGATGCAGAAGTGGAAACGCAAGGACCTCCCAGCCATCCGCCGCAGCATGGCTAATCCTG ATGAGTTGGACAAATTGATCACAGACCGCCCAGAGAACTGCAGACGTAAGGCTTTAGAGCCCGGCATGACCCGTCTGCCCAGTTGTCCCACTGGCCTCCCGCTGCCCGTACCAGCACAGATGCAGCCTCAGCCAATAGTCACACTGTCCCTGCCCTGTTTACCCATGCACCAGCACCACCAGCTTCAGGCACAGCTCCACGCTCAGGCCCGCCTGGCCCCCATGTCCCCTGCCCCGGCCCAGACACCTCCACTCCACACAGTCCCTGACCTTTCCCACAGTCCACTCACCCAGCACCACAGCAAGCTGCCGGACGATTTCTACAGTGTGCACGGTGATACCCACTCAGAAGTGGATGCACTGGACCCGAGCATCATGGACTTTGCCCTTCAag GTAATCTGTGGGAGGAAATGAAGGACGACAGCTTTAACCTGGATGCTTTGGGTACCTTCAGTAACTCACCCCTCCGACTATCAGACTGTGACTTGGGAACAGCCAACCTGACTCCTGTCTCCACTGGAGCGAACCTGCAGCTGTCAGATGTGCAAGTGACGGGTCTTTACACCTCCTACACCTCCCAGGATCACCTGTCTTCCCAGTACATGGGCGCACCAGCCAACAGCAAGCCCATCGCCCTGTTATAA